A stretch of Acropora palmata chromosome 9, jaAcrPala1.3, whole genome shotgun sequence DNA encodes these proteins:
- the LOC141891535 gene encoding histamine H2 receptor-like has product MGENSSDPCVDCVPSGCVLGFSTVAIVVFILLSLLCGVMAIGGNLALLVALSKTSSFRSRVNCHFITSLAVADFFVGLTMTPLYICYALALYPLWLIKIEAFLWIVTVTATTYSLSAVSVDRFISVVFPLRYPQVVTDKRCKVVIYLIWTSAVIFGFPRLVLDDVIKLEKLWISCSVATVAIPLLLMSVSYGKICLVVHKANSSIGDHDTQSSNARLAGNKKAVLTIGIIVGFFVVTFIPTVVVYFMLLFENDPCKEMQLNNVWPWVALVSFFHSSFNPWVYGLRYRELRNALKELVC; this is encoded by the coding sequence ATGGGGGAGAATAGTTCTGATCCTTGCGTTGACTGTGTGCCAAGTGGCTGTGTTTTGGGGTTCAGCACAGTGGCTATCGTTGTATTTATTCTCCTGAGTCTTTTGTGTGGAGTAATGGCGATTGGAGGTAACTTGGCCCTTCTCGTCGCTCTAAGCAAAACGTCAAGTTTTCGAAGCCGGGTAAATTGCCATTTCATTACTTCGCTGGCTGTGGCTGACTTTTTCGTTGGCTTAACAATGACTCCATTGTACATATGCTATGCTCTGGCGTTGTATCCCCTTTGGCTTATCAAGATTGAAGCATTTCTGTGGATTGTGACAGTAACAGCGACAACTTATAGCCTGAGTGCTGTGAGCGTAGATAGGTTCATATCAGTGGTGTTTCCCTTACGTTACCCTCAAGTTGTGACCGATAAACGCTGCAAAGTAGTAATTTATCTCATTTGGACAAGTGCGGTCATCTTTGGATTTCCAAGGCTTGTTTTAGATGATGTAATCAAACTTGAAAAGCTGTGGATTTCATGTTCTGTAGCCACAGTAGCAATTCCGCTGCTTTTAATGTCTGTAAGCTATGGGAAAATATGCTTAGTTGTCCACAAAGCCAACAGTTCAATCGGTGATCACGATACACAATCTTCGAATGCAAGATTGGCGGGAAACAAAAAGGCGGTTTTGACAATAGGGATTATAGTTGGTTTCTTCGTGGTAACTTTCATTCCCACTGTTGTGGTGTATTTTATGCTTTTATTTGAGAATGATCCTTGTAAAGAGATGCAACTCAATAATGTGTGGCCATGGGTCGCTCTggtctctttttttcattcttctttCAACCCTTGGGTTTATGGACTCCGATACCGCGAATTAAGAAACGCATTAAAAGAACTTGTCTGTTAA
- the LOC141891532 gene encoding cholesterol oxidase-like, translating to MSASTPEFPLLASPNTSIKTRYDVVVVGSGYGGSIAASRCARAGQSVCVLERGKEWRPGDFTEDFSEVIAETQVTVGGLRQQIGTPNRLFEFFYTDDLTVFQGSGLGGTSLINANVAIDMEDAVFEDSEWPKALRNDREALFNLDRKHFIDMIKPTPYPDDYPHLQRFDRMKEAVAALDIEDVPFYRLPLFVTFEDKIKNHVGVPQPKCTACGNCMSGCNVGSKNTLNMNYLPDAKAHGAELFTEVEVQTVLKSCNATEWEVTYKGVDANSTGVEQTVYAPYVILGAGAIGSTKILLRSKTKGLNLSNELGKRFSTNGDVVASSFCGTNVANVIGIPFQDAPETTSPPGPSITTVADFRTVTPGGFDRHHIIEDVGPPVTFTVPYIVGLAVNALFTGDSDSYPDLADLQKFYQAVKVDAGSKSMSFLGISHDDARGVISLKDGIFDITWIKVGCESNFFQVNRRMRKMTKGLGSTFLPYPKWARPQKRSVFTGHPLGGCSMGESGKSGVVNHAGQVFDGNTKNVMDGLLVVDGAIVPRPLGVNPSQTISILAERCIRLLIKREGWTIDYDTCKPLVY from the exons ATGTCAGCTTCA ACACCCGAGTTTCCGTTACTCGCCTCGCCAAACACATCCATCAAGACTCGATACGATGTCGTGGTGGTGGGGTCTGGCTATGGGGGCTCTATTGCAGCCAGCCGCTGTGCAAGGGCGGGTCAATCCGTGTGTGTACTGGAAAGAGGCAAAGAGTGGCGACCTGGAGACTTCACCGAGGACTTCAGCGAGGTCATAGCAGAAACTCAAGTGACAGTTGGTGGGCTTCGACAGCAAATTG GGACACCAAACAGACTTTTCGAATTTTTTTACACCGATGACTTGACTGTATTTCAAGGAAGCGGTCTGGGTGGAACCTCTCTCATCAACGCCAACGTAGCTATCGATATGGAGGATGCAGTGTTTGAAGACTCAGAATGGCCCAAGGCGCTAAGAAACGACAGGGAGGCCTTGTTCAACCTAGATCGAAAGCATTTCATTGACATGATCAAGCCTACGCCATACCCAGATGACTACCCACACTTGCAGAGATTTGACAGGATGAAAGAAGCTGTTGCAGCTTTGGACATCGAAGATGTGCCGTTCTACAGGTTACCACTATTCGTGACGTTCGAAGACAAAATCAAAAACCACGTGGGAGTGCCTCAGCCAAAATGTACCGCTTGTGGAAACTGCATGTCAGGTTGTAACGTGGGCTCAAAAAACACGCTCAACATGAATTACCTACCAGATGCCAAAGCTCATGGAGCGGAATTATTTACAGAG GTTGAAGTACAAACAGTGCTCAAGTCCTGCAACGCAACTGAATGGGAAGTCACCTATAAAGGAGTGGACGCAAATAGCACTGGCGTGGAACAAACCGTGTACGCGCCCTATGTTATTTTAGGTGCCGGTGCTATAGGTTCCACCAAGATACTCCTGCGTTCCAAGACTAAAGGACTCAATTTGTCCAATGAGCTGGGAAAACGGTTTTCCACCAATGGTGACGTAGTAGCGTCGAGTTTCTGCGGGACAAATGTGGCAAATGTGATAGGCATTCCATTCCAAGATGCTCCTGAGACCACTTCGCCACCTGGTCCATCAATAACTACGGTTGCAGACTTTCGCACAGTCACCCCAGGTGGTTTTGATAGGCATCATATTATCGAGGACGTTGGTCCGCCTGTTACCTTTACTGTGCCATACATAGTTGGCCTGGCTGTTAATGCGCTGTTCACTGGCGACTCAGACTCGTACCCTGATTTAGCGGACCTACAGAAATTTTATCAG GCGGTAAAGGTTGACGCAGGGAGCAAATCAATGTCATTCCTTGGTATCAGCCATGATGATGCAAGAGGTGTCATTTCTCTGAAAGACGGAATTTTTGACATCACCTGGATTAAAGTGGGCTGCGAAAGCAATTTCTTTCAAGTAAACAGGAGAATGAGAAAAATGACCAAAGGTCTGGGAAGCACATTCCTTCCGTACCCAAAGTGGGCAAGACCTCAAAAGAGAAGCGTCTTCACTGGACATCCTCTTGGTGGCTGCTCAATGGGAGAATCAGGAAAAAGTGGGGTGGTAAATCACGCTGGGCAAGTGTTTGATG gaaatactaaaaatgtcatggacGGACTTTTGGTTGTTGACGGAGCCATTGTCCCCAGGCCGCTGGGTGTCAATCCCTCGCAAACCATTTCGATTCTAGCGGAGCGTTGTATCCGTCTTCTGATAAAGAGAGAGGGATGGACCATTGACTACGATACATGCAAACCACTAG TGTACTAA